aggactggagtgggggcgagggcgagggggaggggggaatgttaaagaggaggtggcattgcactattgaccaaggaatcattttctacagtaaggaaggatgatatattAAAAGGTTctgtaaatgaggccatatggttagaacttaaaaacaaaaagggggcaagcacttggctgggagtgtactacaggcctccaaacagtcagggagagatagaggagcagatatgtaggcaaatcaaagaggggtgtaaaaataatagggtaataagagggaatttcaacttccccaatattaactgggatagtcgtagtgcaaaaggttaaagggggtggaattctgaaaatgcattcgggagagctttttgagcaagcacgtagagagtcctgcaagagaaagtggtactggacctaatctcggggaatgaagccgaacaagtggtagaagtgtcagtggaggagcatttcatggatagtgaccagaactctaagatttaaggcagttatggaaaaggacaaaaatgaactggaaataaaggtactgttttgggggaaggtcaatttcaatatgataaaacaggatctggccaaagtggactgggagcagctacttctaggaaagtctacatcagaccagtgggagtcatttataaatgagatagtgagagttcagggcccacatgttcccgtaaagatgaagggtaggaccaacaagtttagggaaccctgaatgtcaagggatatcgaggattgaataaggaaaaaaaaaaggcttatggcagattcagagggctgaaaacagcaaaggccccagaggagtatagaaagtgcaggtgggggggtacattaaaaaaaaagtaattaagagagcgaagagggggcatggaaaaacactggtgggcaagataaaggaaaatcccaaggcattttataagtatattaagggcaagacgataaccagggaaagagtagggcccattagggaccaacgtggcaatctgtatgtggagccggaggatgtaagcGAGGTTTTGGTTGGTTACTTttcgtctgtgttcactatggagaaggacggtgttggtgtagagatcagggagggggattgtgatatacgtgaacaaattagcattgaaagggaggaggtgttagcggttttagcgggctcaaaagtggataaatcatcaggcccagatgagatgtattccaggctgctatgtgtggcaagggaggagattgcatggtctctgacacaaattttcaaatcctctctggccacaggagaggtgccagaggactggaggacagtgaatgtggtaccattattcaagaagggtagcagggataaaccaggtaattacaggccagtgagtctaacatcagtggtaagaaaactattggaaaaaattctgagggacaggattaatctccacttggagaggcagggatcaatcagggatagtcagtatggctttgtcagggggagatcgtgtctaacaaatttgattgaattttgtgaggtGGTGATTAGGcatgtagatgaggttaaagcagttgatgtagtctacatggacttcagtaaggcttttgataaggtcccacatgggagattggacaAGAagctaagagtccatgggatccaggccaatttggcaaattggatccaaaattggcttatgggcaggaggcagagggtgatggtcgagggttgtttttgcgattgaaagcctgtgaccagtggtgtaccacagggattggtgcagggacccttgctgtttgcagtgtacattaatgatttagatgtgaatataggtgatatgatcagtaagttcgcagatgacatgaaaattggtgggtgtcgtaaatagtgaggaggaaagccttagattacggatgatatagatgggttggtaaggtgggcagagcagtgggaGATAAAAttcaattctgagaagtgtgaggtgatgcattttgggaggactaacaaggcaagagaatatacaatagatgaaaggaccacaggaagtacagagggacattgGTATACTTGCCCATTgaacaccgaaggcagcagcacaggtggaaaaggtggttaggaagacatatgggatagttgcctttattagccgaggcatagaatataagagcagggaggttatgatggagttgtataaaatgctggttcggccacagctggagtattgtgtacagttctggtcgccacactattggaaggatgtgattgcactggagaggttgcagaggagattcaccaggatgttgcctgagctggaacatttcagctgtgaagagagactggatagaccatggttgttttccttagaacagagaaggccgaggggggacttgattgaggtataaaaaattatgagtggcatagatacggtagataggaagaaactttttttcccttagcagaggtgtcaataaccagggggcatggatttaaggtaaggggcaagaggttgagcggggaattgaggaaaaaccttttctcccagagagtggttggaatctggaacacactgcttgaaggggcggtagaggcaggaaccctcacaacatttaagaataatttagataagcacttgaaatgccatagcatacaaggctacaggccaagtgctagaaaataggattagaatagataggtccttgatggctgacatggacacgatgggctgaagggcctgtttctatgctgtataactctgactctatgactaacctcagctacaatttaaatacatatagaactggcacgtggttcccgtttcaaagttacagaattaacctcaataatgtactctgagattcaggttaaataccagctaaatatttacacgttatgagtttagaagttgcagtattaattcccataatgtatttatttttatttatagatacagcattgaaaatggcctatcggcccaccgggtctgtgccgaccaacaaccacccatttatattaaccctacattaatcccatactccctaccacatccccaccattctcctaccacctacctacactaggggaaatttacaatggccaatttactgatcaacctgcatgtctttggctgtgggaggaaaccggagcactcggtggaaacccacgcggtcacagggagaacttgcaaactccacacaggcagtacccagaactgaacccgggtcactggagctgtgaggctgcggtgctaaccactgcatcacccacACTTGGACACTAGTCCATATCTCaactgcataatcagattgagagattatgaaaaacagtataacctgagatacaaactcatatTCCAGTTTAAAACTTATCTGGATTGtggaactaaaagatacaatataaatttgatttctCTAGTGAGCTATAAGTTTTCTATCAGTCCAAAAAccacatatagtgtcagatggaagatactgtacagttccagactgagctcattttacatgcaagtccaaaattATCACTGtccgactgaatggcactgatcaaattgcttcgtacagtctgagttacacttgcacaccaatccggtattagattgtaggatacattatctttcactattgtgttcacagtgacagatatttaatactcggcaaaacctcaaacgtattgtctgcttaaaaccgaccacatcagtggcctgttgctgtgctgacattttatgtagaatgaatccagacttgcaaacagtcccagggacagaagattatataatgaatcccatactcatacagagtaccagacactgccagatagagagtgatgctgaaacacatgctcagtgccaggtgCTGAAAGGCATCGGTTGATGACTGCACTCACTCACAattcctcagcctgagtcatctaaagcaatctaacacacaaatagtagcactgagagattgagaaagagtccaaaactcacatggagcactcgatgctgacagatacaaactgaagactATACACACATGGATCTAGGAttagctaactcacaggaaacagagagtggggataaattgggcattttcattTTCGCAATCTAACTAATGGAGTggcacagtgatcagtgctggtgcctcaactatgtatggtctatattaataacttacatgaagcgatcaagtgtattgttgccaaatttatggatgtgacaaagatcgataggaaagcaagttatgaggaggataaagtgtctgcaaagagatatagataggttaagtcaatgggcaaaagtttggcagctggagtataatgtgggaatatgtTAGGTTGTCtaatttgacaggaagaatagaaaaacagaatattccttacatagagagagagactgcagaatgctgctgcaccaagggatctgggtgtccaggtacacgaattacaaaaagttagcatgaaggtatagcaagtaattaggaaggaaaatggaatgttggcatttttagcaaggggaatggagtataaaagtagggaagttttactataaCTGTCTAGGGCATTAGTGACAACCCAACTAAaggactccatacagttttggtctccttacttaaggagggatatacttgcattggaatcaattcagagaaggttcactaggctgatttctgtgatgaaggattgccttatgagacaatgttgagcaggttgggcctatacccactgtagttagaagattgagaggtgatcttattgaaacctataagattctcagtgggctggacaggtagatgctgagaggatgtttctccttgtgggggaatgtaggggCGAGAGTTTCAAGCTAAGTGGTcttccattcaagaaggagatcaagaggaatttcttctctcagagggttgttcatctttggaattctgttccccagaggactgtggaggctgagtcattgaatcaaGGCTctgttagacaaatttttgatctacatgggaatcaatggttgggaatcaatggttatgggtgcaggcaggaaggtgaaattaaggtcacaatcagaagagccatgatcttatcgaatggcagagcaggcttggtgggtcaaatggcctatttctgctcctatttcgtatcttattatattcttacacacacgcgtacacacacacacacacacacaaccagtgtgtggcagatcTAGAATTCAtctcactttcatacacaataccagtgactgaaaggtacagaatcaatcccacagatgcatacagtaccaccgacaagtacaggatgaatcccatgctcacacacaccacTAGGTAttaaaagatacatgtgattcccactcgCACATGACAATATGAGacggagttacagaatgatttccacattcacatagagcaccactgactgctgatTAATTCATTCCACAAtctcacacactaccagaggctgagagatacaaaattaatcccacactccgatgtagtagcaaagactgacacatacaaaatcaatcACAAACACTCCTACAGTACCACTGGCAGATTCCGTAACTGCCAAAattaccagagactgacaaataaaTCGTGAACTCCGGCATATTGTGAGATGCTGACACagatagcttgaattccacacatacagaaccactgacagattcagagtaAGTCCCAAATTCACGTACCATCCCAgagaccgacagatacagaatggatgtcatactcaaacacagtaccagagtctgacagaaagAGAAGGAATCCATACAAAACCAGATACCGAGAGCTACCGAATTACATAACATGTGCAAACACAGTACCACAGACTAAAAGCAGTGGAATTAATTGCacattcacatgcaatagcagagacacaacgacactgaatcatcaataagtgtcctcccaccaacagccaggacatttccagggagctgtacacagggagcggctctttcaatatCAACTGGGGCCGGAGAATCTTTGTGAAATAtccttcctgattgcaggaagggtgtttgtgactggttgcaaatatttattctgattggatggggaaaaacaccaattagagaattacagaAAAAAACATttatgacatcactcccaatcacccaatcacaatctttacttcccccccatccctcattagcatagagctgtgggattgtctatttaatccgcactcagaaggggtttggtttatttctgtgtctgaaattgaatctgaagatggttgaggagaagaagaaagcagctcctaagaagggcgccaagaaaactgtgagtaaaccgtcagcaaagggcggcaagaagcggagaaagtcgaggaaggagagttactccatctacatcaacaaagtgatgaagcaggttcaccccgacaccggcatctcctccaaggccatgagcatcatgaactcgtttgtgaacgatattttcgagcgcatcgcgggtgaggcttcccgcctggcccattacaacaagcgcagcaccatcagctcccgggagatccagaccgccgtgcgcctgctgctgcccggggagctggccaagcacgccgtgtctgaagggacaaaggcggtgaccaagtacaccagctccaagtaaaactgcacaatggactgaaaaacatcccaaacacaacggctcttttaagagccacccacaatctctctgaaaaagctgcatccgacatctccattaaattattttaaaacaatgtACAACATAATAACGTTCCCACTGCTGTACCTGTGTCTCCTGTCCCATAAACTGTACAAGGACACATAATCCGCTCATCCACCTTcgcttttttgcttaaagctgttattatGGCACAGCTCCTGAATGATTGCATTAACAGCTGTTTTTAGCTGCAACGGTCAGACCttagtcccttcactctattcctgaaatgtgaactgattcatcgttttattaacagcaactcgccggaacaggaacagagcagattaagcagatccggcttcctcttttcagagaaggacactgggctctgattgaagactaAACTGAGTGTTTTCCTTCAgtgaaatgctgtgaacagggatttattccCACCTGGAACAGTTTGCAAACGATTGTAGAATGAACCATAATTTAAACAACATTTTGAAAATACGCTTGTGATTGGTGACGGaaagaattgaataaaacaaaaaaaagagaagggatttgaaatctttgacgaaggatgacatttattttaatccgctctttTCCggtaatgaaattggcgggctttgtgaaattgacaaattctctgcttctggtagtgtggcggtaaatcccgccctcttctgtttgtgtcctgattggtgaagaatataggcaaatgaggtgaattaagtaccgaccaatgaGATGGGTTCTCAGTCTATAAGTAcagtaaatgctgcggaaaataaccattctttgtgaaagtatttgtgagattgtgaaaatgactggaagaggaaagaccagcgggaaagctcgggccaaggccaagtctcgctcctcccgggctggactgcagttcccggtgggccgggttcacaggctcctgaggaagggtaactatgctgagcgtgtgggtgccggagccccggtctatttggctgctgtgctcgagtatctgaccgctgaaatcctcgagctggccggtaacgcggcccgggacaacaagaagagccgcatcatccccagacacctgcagctggccgtccgcaacgacgaggagctcaacaagctgctgggaggagtgaccatcgctcagggcggggtgctgcctaatatccaggccgtgctgctgcccaagaaaaccagcgctcagagctcccagaagaagtaaagcggccaaaatatcatcgaataaaccaaaggctcttttcagagccacccacagtctctgtgaaagggctggttactgtcaggagggaatcagagatggagttattgtaacagtggattgacctgtttcgcatgcagacagtttgaattctgttttttttctctctccggcttctcaatgagaatttgctcccggaacagagtaaatgcaggaaggaagaggccattctcgggctgtgtgtttctctcctaacctgatctgtttagaccgcacttctCAGAGGACGGAATCTGAGAGTTGCTCACACacgggagctgagtccattgcagcgctttaatatgtgccttccccccggccctccctattctccggacacaaaaCTGTCTAATCCCCCGGCGGCtggagagtcggggattctctccccgcagtgtcagggtttgCAAACCTGGGCAACTGGCGGTtcgagtcagagtgaccgagctgcctcacCTGTCCTGTGTACCGATTTCCAAGGGATTCAACTATTagcgaactcattgggtaatgtttgtaaataaccctcatgtgaacggggcTGGCTCCATTAattccttccaaataaaactgggatctatTTCTTTTCCCCAACtgtcagctaacggatcccaggagcagggttgagattgtgctgaacagcaatgagtgtccggtaatgctgctttctaaattccagatcagctctcagtcataCAGGCCTTTaccagaaaccatgtggccgcccctccaatctaatgggtttgatgatgaacagagatggcagctctttcctttgctgatttggtggctctgaaaagagcccttgttacacttgttactgaagccggGTTTTAggcgcgttccccgcggatgcggcgggccagctggatgtctttgcgcatgatggtgactcgcttggcgtggatggcacacaggttggtgtcctcaaagagccccaccaggtaagactcgctggcctcctgcagggccatgacggccgagctctggaagcgcaggtctgtcttgaagtcctgagcGATCTCtctgaccaggcgctggaagggcagtttgcggatgaggagCTCAGTGGATTTCTGGTAACGGCGGATCTCCCtgagagccacagtgccgggtctgtagcGATGAGGCTTCTTTACTccacccgtggctggagcgctcttccgggccgctttggtagccagctgtttgcgaggagctttccctccggtcgatttacgCGCTGTCTGCTTTGTCCGGGCCATTTTCTCAACAGATTCTGCACAATCTGAGACACACAGACTGTTAATACTGAATCTTCTTCACATCCGCCTTTTTAAACTCTGTGAGGAACCGCcctgagcagtaattggctggaaccCGACGCCCAGTCAGTTTGAACCAAACTCCGATAATGAACAGAAACACAGGA
This region of Heterodontus francisci isolate sHetFra1 unplaced genomic scaffold, sHetFra1.hap1 HAP1_SCAFFOLD_58, whole genome shotgun sequence genomic DNA includes:
- the LOC137365907 gene encoding histone H3-like, whose amino-acid sequence is MARTKQTARKSTGGKAPRKQLATKAARKSAPATGGVKKPHRYRPGTVALREIRRYQKSTELLIRKLPFQRLVREIAQDFKTDLRFQSSAVMALQEASESYLVGLFEDTNLCAIHAKRVTIMRKDIQLARRIRGERA